The following coding sequences lie in one Apium graveolens cultivar Ventura chromosome 3, ASM990537v1, whole genome shotgun sequence genomic window:
- the LOC141712105 gene encoding uncharacterized protein LOC141712105, which produces MISMNFISNVAKTFFTCGLIGLTISDRYISIVPVRGCSMSPTFNPQCSTSSETFTADRVLVEKFCLQKYKFSHGDVVVFCSPNDHKEKFVKRITALSGDWVSSPYSNDVMKIPDGHCWVEGDNSASSLDSKSIGPVPLGLIKGRATHIIWPPKRIGRVEQRIRQGRFVF; this is translated from the exons ATGATTAGCATGAATTTCATTTCGAATGTCGCAAAAACCTTCTTCACATGCGGGCTTATAGGCCTTACCATATCAGATCGTTACATCAGTATTGTTCCTGTTCGAGGCTGTTCTATGTCTCCAACTTTCAATCCCCAATGCAGTACTTCTTCGGAAACATTTACAG CTGACCGTGTTTTGGTGGAAAAATTTTGCTTACAAAAGTACAAGTTCTCACATGGTGATGTTGTAGTTTTCTG CTCCCCCAATGATCACAAGGAGAAATTCGTGAAAAGAATCACTGCATTGTCAGGTGACTGGGTCAGTTCTCCTTACTCCAATGATGTTATGAAGATTCCAGACGGGCATTGTTGGGTTGAAGGAGATAATTCAGCTTCTAGCTTGGATTCAAAATCTATTGGCCCG GTTCCTTTGGGGTTGATAAAGGGAAGGGCCACCCACATTATCTGGCCACCAAAAAGAATCGGTAGAGTGGAGCAGAGAATTCGTCAAGGCAGATTTGTCTTCTAG
- the LOC141710672 gene encoding uncharacterized protein LOC141710672 has product MNIFQQYERVFNHIDDNGDKKISPAELQKCMALIGGEMSLEEAEAAVKLVDSDGDGLLSMEEFVGLVEGGGHEEKMNELKEAFKLYEMEGHGCITPKSLKRMLSKIGQSKSMDECQLMIQNYDLNGDGVLQFDEFMVMMS; this is encoded by the coding sequence ATGAACATATTTCAGCAATATGAACGAGTGTTTAATCACATTGATGATAACGGAGATAAGAAGATATCACCGGCCGAGCTGCAAAAATGCATGGCCTTGATTGGCGGGGAAATGTCATTGGAGGAAGCGGAGGCAGCCGTGAAGTTAGTAGATTCGGACGGAGATGGATTGTTGAGCATGGAGGAGTTCGTGGGTTTAGTTGAAGGTGGCGGACACGAGGAGAAAATGAATGAGTTGAAGGAGGCTTTTAAGCTGTATGAAATGGAAGGGCACGGGTGCATAACGCCTAAGAGTTTGAAAAGGATGCTTAGTAAAATAGGACAGTCCAAGAGTATGGATGAGTGTCAGTTGATGATTCAAAATTATGATCTTAATGGGGATGGAGTTCTCCAATTTGATGAATTCATGGTCATGATGTCTTGA
- the LOC141710673 gene encoding major allergen Pru av 1-like has translation MGFASYTDEYTSPIAASRIFKASIVDSHNLIPKLLPQGIQSIKLIQGDGGAGSIKQINFIDGRNFNSVKYHIDELNEENYTYNYTLLEGDALVENLEKITYEVKFESSPSGGTISKVTSKYYTKGDFMLKEEDIKAGKEKVLMMYQVVEAYLLQNPDAYV, from the exons ATGGGTTTCGCAAGCTACACTGATGAGTACACTTCCCCTATCGCTGCATCAAGGATCTTCAAGGCCTCCATCGTCGACTCTCACAACTTGATTCCAAAACTCTTGCCACAAGGTATCCAGAGCATTAAACTCATTCAAGGCGATGGAGGAGCTGGAAGCATCAAGCAAATTAACTTTATTGATG GCCGCAATTTCAATAGTGTGAAGTACCACATTGACGAGCTCAATGAAGAAAACTACACCTATAACTATACGTTGCTGGAAGGTGATGCCTTAGTGGAAAACCTTGAAAAAATAACATATGAGGTTAAGTTTGAGTCCTCTCCTAGCGGGGGTACAATCTCTAAGGTGACCAGCAAGTATTACACTAAAGGTGATTTCATGCTCAAGGAAGAGGACATCAAGGCAGGCAAGGAAAAGGTTTTGATGATGTACCAAGTTGTTGAAGCCTATCTCCTCCAAAATCCTGACGCCTACGTCTAG
- the LOC141710674 gene encoding major allergen Pru av 1-like: MGFASYTDEYTSPIAASRIFKASIIDSHNLIPKLLPQGIQSIELIQGDGGAGSIKKINFIDGYVKYHIDELSEENYTYNYTLLEGDALVENLEKITYEVKFESSPSGGTISKVTSKYYTKGDFMLKEEDIKAGKDKVLQMYKVVEAYLLQNPDAYV, encoded by the exons ATGGGTTTCGCAAGCTACACTGATGAGTATACTTCTCCCATTGCTGCATCAAGGATCTTCAAGGCCTCCATCATCGACTCTCACAACTTGATTCCAAAACTCTTGCCACAAGGTATTCAGAGCATTGAACTTATTCAAGGCGACGGAGGAGCCGGAAGCATCAAGAAGATCAACTTTATTGACGGTTA TGTAAAGTACCACATTGATGAGCTCAGTGAAGAAAACTACACCTATAATTATACGTTGCTAGAAGGTGATGCCTTAGTAGAAAACCTTGAAAAAATAACATATGAGGTTAAGTTTGAGTCTTCTCCAAGCGGTGGTACTATCTCTAAGGTGACAAGCAAGTATTACACTAAAGGAGATTTCATGCTTAAGGAAGAGGACATCAAGGCGGGCAAGGATAAAGTCTTACAAATGTACAAAGTTGTTGAAGCCTACCTCCTCCAAAACCCTGATGCCTATGTCTAG
- the LOC141710675 gene encoding major allergen Pru av 1-like, whose amino-acid sequence MGFASYTDEYTSPIAASRIFKASIIDSHNLIPKLLPQGIQSIELIQGDGGAGSIKKINFIDGRNFNSVKYHIDELSEENYTYNYTLLEGDALVENLEKITYEVKFESSPSGGTISKVTSKYYTKGDFMLKEEDIKAGKDKVLQMYKVVEAYLLQNPDAYV is encoded by the exons ATGGGTTTCGCAAGCTACACTGATGAGTATACTTCTCCCATTGCTGCATCAAGGATCTTCAAGGCCTCCATCATCGACTCTCACAACTTGATTCCAAAACTCTTGCCACAAGGTATTCAGAGCATTGAACTTATTCAAGGCGACGGAGGAGCGGGAAGCATCAAGAAGATCAACTTTATTGACG GCCGCAATTTCAACAGTGTAAAGTACCACATTGATGAGCTCAGTGAAGAAAACTACACCTATAATTATACGTTGCTAGAAGGTGATGCCTTAGTAGAAAACCTTGAAAAAATAACATATGAGGTTAAGTTTGAGTCTTCTCCAAGCGGTGGTACTATCTCTAAGGTGACAAGCAAGTATTACACTAAAGGAGATTTCATGCTTAAGGAAGAGGACATCAAGGCGGGCAAGGATAAAGTCTTACAAATGTACAAAGTTGTTGAAGCCTACCTCCTCCAAAACCCTGATGCCTATGTCTAG
- the LOC141714103 gene encoding uncharacterized protein LOC141714103, whose amino-acid sequence MAAEDKEIKNENGYSDPLFLVNSDNANIPLGNVIFNGDNFLNWSRSIKLALGSKNKLRFLDGKVKKPTSDDAKYSLWIRNDYMIRGWLCRSMNEKIANSFTYIDSVERLWNELKERYAETNAPLLYSLKRQVKNLEHENMSVSEYYFKLKQIWDEIQDVEGLPECTCEAMKKCTCELLKKFIEIQERNKVIDFVTGLNKRNENIAGNIMAMEPLPTLNRAFHLVQQAEKQKQVAENQNIGDASAFAVGRMSQGKNYMGSQKRESKEMKMRKWCDHCKKKGHTIDECFKLIGYPE is encoded by the coding sequence ATGGCTGCAGAAGATAAGGAAATAAAGAATGAGAATGGATATTCAGATCCACTCTTTCTTGTAAATTCAGATAATGCTAATATACCATTGGGGAATGTTATCTTCAATGGGGATAATTTTCTTAATTGGAGTAGAAGCATAAAGCTTGCTTTGGGATCTAAGAATAAACTGAGATTCTTGGATGGAAAGGTGAAGAAACCAACAAGTGATGATGCAAAGTATTCACTTTGGATAAGGAATGACTACATGATAAGGGGCTGGCTCTGCAGATCTATGAACGAAAAAATTGCAAACAGCTTCACCTACATAGACTCGGTTGAGAGATTATGGAATGAGTTGAAGGAAAGGTATGCTGAAACCAATGCTCCACTCCTTTACTCGCTAAAGAGGCAAGTGAAAAATTTAGAGCACGAAAACATGTCTGTCTCTGAGTATTATTTCAAGCTGAAACAAATATGGGATGAAATTCAAGATGTGGAAGGGTTACCTGAATGTACATGTGAGGCAATGAAGAAGTGTACTTGTGAGCTTTTAAAGAAGTTCATAGAGATTCAAGAAAGAAACAAAGTGATTGATTTCGTGACGGGATTAAACAAAAGGAATGAAAACATAGCCGGAAATATCATGGCCATGGAGCCACTGCCCACTCTGAATAGGGCTTTTCATCTTGTGCAACAAGCTGAGAAGCAGAAGCAGGTAGCTGAAAATCAGAATATTGGAGATGCTAGTGCTTTTGCTGTTGGAAGAATGAGTCAAGGCAAAAACTATATGGGGTCACAGAAAAGAGAAAGTAAAGAAATGAAGATGAGGAAATGGTGTGACCACTGCAAGAAGAAGGGGCACACTATTGATGAGTGCTTTAAATTGATAGGATATCCTGAATGA